The window CGCAGCCTCGAGCGCTTTCCCTTCGACTCCGTCCTCCTGCCCTGCAACTTCACCATGATGCGCATGCCGGAGTACGCGGCCGACTTCGCCACGCTGCTGTCGCTCTGCCGGGCACACGGCGTCGCCGTGCAGACGATCAAATCGGTGGCACGCCGCCGCTGGCAAGACGACACGCAACCCCGCTTCAGCTGGTACGAGCCGCTCAAGGAGCCCGACGCCATCCGCCGGGCGGTGCACTTCGTCCTCAGCCAGCCCGGGCTCTTCTTGAACTCGTCGAGCGACGCAACCCTCCTGCGCCACATCCTGGACACCGCCGCGCAGATTGGCGCGGCCCCGTCCGCTGCGGAGCTGGAAGCCGATGTGACTCGCTTTGCCATGCAGCCGCTCTTCGTTCGCGGCCTATCGGAGTCGATCTGAGCGGAGGTCGATAGTCGATAGGTCGCACCAAGGCGACTTTGAGCTCATGCCTATCGGCTATCGGAGCCAAGCCGTTCGACTTCTATCCGCGTCCCCCGATCAACTCCGCCCGCTGAGCCCATGTACGGCGCGGGTTGGAGGTGGAAGTAGCCGCCGGCGATCTGGAGGGGGTTGATGGGGCTCGGGGCAACCACGTCGTGCGAGCGGCCACCTTTGAACTGGTAGGGCTCCCACGCGTGGTTGATGATCACCTGCCCCGGATGCACGGCCCCCGACACCTTCACCTCCACCTCGAAGGAGCCGATGTCATTTCGCACCCGCGCACGGTCTCCGTCCGTAAGGCCGCGGGCCTTCGCATCCATCACGCTCAGGGTAATCACCGGCGCGCCGCGTTGCAGCCGGAGCAGACGCGCGTCGTCACGCCAGGAGGCATGAATCGACCAGCGCGCGTGCTGGCTGGTCAGCTGCAAGGGATAGTCCCCTCCAATCTTCGGCGAATCCTTATGCGTCGGAAGCGCCTCCCCGAGTTCCAGGTAGAACGGGTGATCGATGTAGAACTGGATGCGCCGCGTCAGTGTGGGCCACGGCTGCTTCTTCTCCGTGTGCCAGGTGTTGGCGGTAATCGTCTCGTCGGGCTTGATGTCGGTGGCGTTGCCGATGTTGAGGTAATCCGCACCCAGGCCGGTGAAGCGCGCGAAGCCCTTCTCCTTGAGGTCGTTCCAACGGATGTTTCCAAGGTTCGTCGTGAACGACAACAGCTCGTCGAGGAGCTCCTCCGGGTTGTCCTCTCGGTAACGTCCGCCGAAGGTGAACTCATCGTAGACCTGATCGAGGCGCCGCTCCTGCCCCGCCCGGTCGACAAAGGCCGTCAGCCCGCGTTCCTTCGCCCGCTTCTGGATCTCTTTGAGCAACAGGCAGTGAAACTCCCAATCGGTTTTCGACTCGGCAACCGGTGCGGCGGCACGGGTGGTCACGTGCGCGAAAGGCGCGATGGGCGTCGCCCATGTGATGTCGTCCTTCTCGTACCAGGTCGCCGCCGGCAGCACGTAATCGCTGTGCAGTGCCGTGTTGCTCATGCGCCAGTCGATGGTGACGAGCAGATCGAGCTTCGGAAGAAAGGTCGTATAGAGCCGGTCGTACCCCCGCGTCCGCCGCAGAAAGTTCCCGCCGGCCTCGAAGAAAATGCGCGGGCGCGCCTTCGCGGGAGCTATCTGCCAGCCCTTCTGTAACGACTCCGCCAGGTAGTCCTTCAGCTCCCGCTTCATAGTGGGATCCCATCGCGCCGAAGCACCGTAGATCTGATCGAGGCCGCCCTGAAAATAGAGGAACAGCATGCCGCTGACGTGGCCGCCCTTCCGATACTCCTCGCGGGCCAGCTGATAGATGGTCATCTCGTCCGTCAGCCCCTGCTCGCGGTTGCGGATGAACGCGTGGGCCATGGCGGCGTCGATCAACGCCGCGCCTTTCTTGGGAGACACGGAGCCCGGAGAGAAATTGGCGCTGGCTATACCCGCGACATCGAGGGCGGGAAACACGTTGATGCCGCTCCCCTTCTTCCCGATCTGGCCGGCGAGGGCGAGCACCAGGATCTGCGCCCGCTCCATTTCAAGGCCGTGGTAGAACTTGGAGAAGTTAGACTGGGTGATGATGGTGGCGGCCTTCGCCCGCGCAATCTCGCGTGCCAGCGTCTGCATCATCTGCGGATGGACGCCGGTGCGGTTTGCCATCGCTTGTGGCGAGTAGGCGGCCAGATGCTTGCGCAGGAGAGAGAAGACGGGAGTGACGGTGATCTCACCGGCAGTGCCGTTGACGCGAAACTCTCCCTCCAGGGCCGGGTCAACGCCTTCAAGCGACAACGCCTTTTTCGAAGCTTCGCGGATGGCGTTCGTCGTCCGATCGAACACGTAGAAAGTGTCCTCGTCACCGCCTTTCTGAAGATCGCGCCCGCGCAAGAACGTGTGGGTGTCGGTGCGGACGAGTAGCGGCAGATCCGTCTGCTCCTTGACGAAGGGCGCGTCGTAGATCCCCTCCTCCACCATCACATGAGCCAGGGCGAGCCCGAAAGCCGCATCGCTCGCGACGTCGACGGAGATCCACCGATCGGCGTGAATCGCGGAGGCGTTGTAGTCGGGAGCGATGGCAACCACCCGGGCCCCGCGGTAGCGCGCCTCGATGATGAAGTGGGCGTTGGGGATCTGAGTGTAGGTGGGATTGCCGCCCCACACGAGGATCAAGTCGGAGTAGAACAGGTCGTCGGCGGAGCTCGCACAGGAGATCTTGCCCAGCGTGGCGTAGGCACCGGGGTGATGGTCGCCCACCTCCCCGTTGACGTCGATGATCGGCGTGTCGAGCACATATCCCGTCCGATAGAGTCCGATGCCGCGGCAGCCGTGCGTGTTGCCGCCGCCTGGATCCCAGGTAATCGAGCCGGGGCCGTCCTCGCGCATGGCGTCGATGGTCTTGTCGGCGATCTCGCGTAGCGCCTGTTTCCACGAGACCCGGGTCCACTTTCCCTCCCCTCGCGCGCCGGCGCGCTTGAGCGGATAGTGCAAGCGGGCTGCATCGTAGATGCGTTGGCTGTAGCAAGCTCCCTTCTGGCAGCCGCGCGGGTTGAAGTCCGGGACGTCGGAATTGGTCTGCACATACGTGGCGGCCTGTTCCTCCCGAAAGACCACGCCGTCCTTGACGTACACGTTCCAGTTACACCCACGCTGGTACCAGCAGTTGACGTGGTGTGTCCCCTTCGCAACTTTGTCCCAGACCCATCGCTGCCGGTACAGATCCTCCCAGCCCCGGTACTCAGGAAGCGCGGCACTGGGGTTCGAGGCCGAGGCACCGTCTGGCATCGCCGCAACAGCATCCCGCAGCCCGAGACGGGTCAGCGAGAGGATGAGGGCTCCGGCACCTTGCAGGAAGCCTCTTCTCGTAGACTCAACTGCCATCAGCTGCTCCTCATGAAATCGAGCCTACGTCCGGTGCAGCGTCTCGATGATCCGCCGCATCCGCTGCTCATCCTCCGATGAGCGCAGCGGAAAGTCGGTCGGCAGGTTCATGGTGGTGAGGATGCCGCCCCAACGCTGCTTGAGCTTGGCTCCGATCTCGTCCAGGTAGCCGATGGTGCCGAACTCCTCCGCCATCTCGTCGGGGATGAGCTGCACCATCTCCTCCCAGCGGTTCTCCAGCGACAGGGCGTGGAGCTTGAGGCCGATCTCGTCCCAGCCGTGGACCGCGAACACCGGCTGATACGTGCGGGTAGAGGCGTAGAAGGCGACGCGCCGCTTCAAGAGCTGCCGCTCCTTCTCCAGCTCCTTCGCATTGCGGCCCGTCACGATGATCGGCGCCCCGATGATGTCGATGTCCGGCATCTGGCGGCCGGCTTTGCGGGCGCCGGCCTCGACCTGCGGCAACATCACCTCGCGCATGTATTTCGCGGTGCACACGGGATGCGCGAAGACACCGTCCGCCACCTCGCCGCCGAGGCGAGACATGTAATTGTTCACGGCGGCCAGGTGGATGGGAATGCGCGGATGCTCAATCGGGCCCGCGGTGAACACCGGCGGCGACATGGTGTACTTGTAGTGCTTGCCGTCGAAGTAGCTCGGTTGCTTGCTGTTCTGAAAGGTTTTGAAGATGGCCTGCAGGCAGAGAACGTACTCCCGCATGCGCGGCCCCGGCGGCGCCGTCCACGGCGTGCCGTAGCGCCGCTCGTTGTGACCCTTCACCTGCGTGCCCAGCCCGAGTTGGAAGCGGCCGCCGGAGAAGCGTTGCAGGTCCCAGGCCATCTGCGCGACAACCATCGGGCTGCGTGGAAAGGCAACGGCCACCCCGGTGCTGAGCCTCACGCGTTGCGTGTGCTCGGCGGCGATGAGCAAGGGAAAGAAAGGATCATGGCCGGCGGTCTCGGAGGAGATGATTCCGTCGAAACCCAGCTCCTCGAGCTTGCGCGCCGCCGCCGCGATCCCGCCGATGCCCAGCGAGGTCGGCTCCAGCGTGAAGCTGTAATTCTCGATCAGCGCAATTCCAACTCGCATGCGGCTCTCCTTCAGCTCACCGGCTCACGGCGAGCCACGTGCTCCTGCCGCTTGCGGATGATGTCGCGGCGCGCCTCCACGCCGATGACCGGCGTATCGGAAGGCAGATGTCTGCGCACCTCAGCGAACTTGACCACCCGGACCGTCGGCGCCGGATTCGTCTCCGTCCAGATCCAGCGGTATTGGATCACACCCTCGAGGTGGCCGGCGGTGTCGAGCCAGTTCGGGACGCCGGGGTCCCGAGGCGCGATGACGCAGCGGAAGCGCCCGTCACCGTCGATGTGCGCCTGACGCCCATTGATGCTGGTTTGCCGGTTCGCGTAGTCGAGGGTGTGGAACCACAGATTGCACAGCTGAAACGACCAGTAACGCGCCTGCGGCAACTCGCTCTCGATGATCATCGCCTCATCCGCAGCGAGCTGGTAGAGATCGTTGCCGTAGTAAATGTCGTCGGCACCTCCGACGTAGCGACGCGCGGGGGCCAGCTCTCCGGGCCGGTGCTGCGTACGCAACTGTACGACCCACTGCTTCCAGAAGCGCACCGTCTGCTCGATCCATTCACCGGCGTTGTCCAGCATGTCCGCCGCGCCGGCGGGTCGCAGCGGCAGTGGCGCCACACCTTCGTTGCCGATTGCGACGATGCGAAACTCGGCCGGCTCCTCGTGCTCCCAATCATAGAAGTACTGGCGGATGGCGACGTACCGGGCATCGGGGTGCAGTGGAATCCAGTTCCCTGGTTGCTCCTCGGCACTCAGGATGATCTCGAAGCTCCCATCGGACGCGGTCGTGAGTTGGCTCGCCGTCAGCGTGGCAAAATTCCGATCGTCGCCGAGCTGCATGTATCCCTCTTTCACCTCGATCAGGAAGTCGTAGGCGCTGTTGCGTTTGCCGGTAATCCGGTAAGTGGCATCGCTGCGAATCTTGGTCCACAGGTAGTGATTGTCGGCATTCTCCGCGCCCCACTTCGACGTGATGTCGGGATTGCGGATGAAACGGGGGATATCCGGATCGGCTAAAACCACCGCTTGCCGGATGCCGGCGGTGACGAGACCGAGCAGGTACCGAAATCCTTCCGCACGGTCGAACGCCGAACCGGGAGCGTCTGGGTTCAAGATGTGTTCGCCGGCTGTCTTGAGCGCGTCGCAGAAGTCTGACCAGGCCTGCCCGCTCATGAGCCGCTCGGCGTTGATTTCGGGTGCTGCAGGTGGCCGTCGGAAGCGCTTCAGCTTCTCGCCCGTCGCGCCAATGCCACCGGCAATGCGGTTATCGTCCATCGCTGTGATCTCCGTCTGAATTCCCTCAAAGGCAGCCTGTTAACGAGCCGGCAGAACCTCGGACGGCACGCGGTAGCGCTCCTGGTAGGCGGCGAAGCGGCGGCGTTCGGTCTCGAGGTCGAAGCCCGTGTCTTCGAAGGCGTACTGGTGGGCGCCGTGTTTGTCTTTGGGCTTGGCCGCGAGGTAGGCGCGCATGCGGGCCTCCGCCTCTGCCGAGTACGGGACTCCAAAGTGCTCGTAGATGCCACGGATCGTGCCGAACGGGTCCTGCATCAGATCCTGATAGCGGACGTCGAAGAACTGCTGCGCGTCGACGATGCCGCTGTTCCGAACCCGCATCGCATTCTCCAACAGGAACGAGCACGACTCGCCGCCGAACCACTGAAGGACTTGTTCGGGATCGAGTCCGTCGGAGCGGACCCACGCGGTGGCGTAAAGAATGCTCGCAACCGAGCCCATCACCTTGAGCGGATCGCGGTGGGTCTGGATGATGCGCGCATCCGGGTAAACCGCGAGGAGCGCGTCGAGGGTCGCCATGTGCGACGGCGCTTTGAGAACCCACCGTTCGCGCGGCGCACGCCACTGCAGCAGTTGCAGCATCTGACGGTGATACGCATAGGCGGGCCGCATGTCCGTCTGGGCAAGCCACGCCGCGTAGCTCGGCACCCGATGGGTCCCGGAAAGCTGATCGCTCAGGAATTCGTGCATCGTCAACATGATGCACTCGACCGGAATCTTGGCGCCCAGCTCGTGCATCGTCGGGTACTCGGGCACCACGTGGTTCCAGAAGCGGATCTCCAGGTCGGCCTTTTCGATGCGGGGATCGGTCTCGTACGTGGCGCTCTCGGGAGGCGGACACGGAGAGCGCACCTCCCAAGCCAGCGGCACGCGGTTGGCTGGGTCCTGCGCCAGCAGTTCATGGAGAATCGAGGTGCCGGTGCGCGGCAGGCCGGTGATAAAGATCGGGCGTGTCACCTGCACCGCGTCGATCTCAGGGTTGCGTTGGCGCGTTTCGGTCATCCGCAAGCGGTTCTCGAGCAGATTGAGAATGTCGCTGCGTGCCAGCACACGGCCGACGAAGTTGAGCTGCGCCTCCTGTGCCAGCGAGTCGAGGAAGATCCGCAGTGGTGTGCGAAACGAATCGCCGCCGAAATCCGAGAGCCCCGTATTCCGCACCGCCTCGTCGAGCAGCGCTCCCTCGTCGAGCCGTATCCACGACGGATCCCCGAGCGTATTCAGGGCACGCACCCACTCAGGACGTGGACCGGGTTGCCAAATCGACATAGAACTCCCAATAGCTCAGCGATGCGACATCGCATAGCTCGTTTTCCCTGGCGCGAGCAACAGTCAGTATCGCATTTCTGCGGTAACGATTTGCCCGGGCCGCTCGGCATATTATAAGAGTGCTCGATTGAAGGTTCCCTCGCCCTCTGGGAGAGGGTCTGGGTGAGGGCCGGCGAACGATGATGATCTTAGAGAAAGCAGAAAGAAACCCCAACGCGCTGGCGATAGTCGGCGTTGGTTTCGCGATTTGAGCTTGTTTACGGATGTGCTACATTGACGCACATGGAGCGGATCGGCATCCGGGCACTGCAACAACACGCGAGCGCGGTCCTGCGGCAGGTGCGGGACGGTGAGTCGTTGGAGGTGACCGACCGCGGCCATCGGGTCGCCGTGCTCGTACCGGCCATGCGCACTGGCCCGTTGAGCGTTCTCAAGGCGTCTGGGCGGCTGAGAGCGGCGGAAGGAGACCTCCTGGATCTCGGCGCACCGTTGCGCATCAAGCGCGGCGCACCGCGAGCGTCGAAGCGACTGGCGCGGATGCGCGCACACGAGCGATGATCATCGCTCGGTGAGCCCACGAGGTGCTGCGTGGCGGTGTACCTGGACTCGTCGGCCATAGTGAAGCTGGTGGTACAGGAGCCGGAGTCGGCAGCGCTCAGGCGCTATCTGCGCGCGCATCCACAGCGTATCTCGTGCAGCCTTTCCCGAACTGAGGTCTCGCGGGCCGTGCGGCATCTCGGTCCAGCGGCCCTGCACAGGGCTCGGCAGGTTCTGCGGCGCGTTGATCTCATCCAGCTCGATGATGCCTTACTGGACGCAGCGGCTACACTTGATCCGCGGATCTTGCGTTCGTTGGATGCGATCCATTTGGCCGCGGCGCAGCTAGTGTCGCCCGATCTCGAGGCGGTGATCACGTACGACCGGCGGATGGCGGACGCTGCGGCCCTTCTGGGATTCGCGGTGGTCGCTCCCGCCTAACGTCTTCTTCAGAACGATTTGCCCGGGCCGCTCGGCATATTATAAGAGTGCTCGATTGAAGGTTCCCTCGCCCTCTGGGAGAGGGTCTGGGTGAGGGCCGGCAAGCAACGATGATCTTCCACAGGGCAGCAACCAACCCCAACGAGCTGGCGCTCGACGATCTGACGCGCCAACGCACCTGGGCCGAGTTGGCCGATCGCAGCACACGGATCGCCCACTTGCTGCGCGACACATTTGGATTGCAGCCGGACGACCACGCCGCGCTGCTGATGGGGAATCGGGTCGAGGGCGTCGAGTTGACGCTGGCGGCCCTGCTGGCCGGCATCTGGCTCACTCCGATCAATCGGCACCTCCAACCCGAGGAGATCGCATACATCATTGAGGACTCGGAGGCACGAGTCCTGTTCACCGATGCGCGGCACGAATCCACGGCCCGGCAATCGACGGCTCCAACGATCGTGCTCGCCGGCGAGGAACTCGACTCGGCGCTGGCTGATGTTTCGGACGAACCGATGCCGCTCAATGGCCCGGCTGGCGCCACCATGATTTACACCAGCGGCACTACCGGGCGCCCGAAAGGCGTAAAGCGCGCGCGCCCCTCGACCCTGGGCGCGGCGCTGTCCGCCGCGGCCGCAGCGGGCGCAACGCTCGGGCTCGACGGCAGCGGCCCACACCTGATCACCGGGCCGCTCTACCACGCCGCCCCGCTGCTGTTCGCCATATACGACCAGATCAATGGCGCACCGATCATCATCATGCCCAAGTGGGACGCGGCGCACACGCTCCGGCTGATCCAGGAACGCCAGATCCGCCACACGCACCTGGTGCCCACCATGTTCGTGCGCCTCCTGCGCCTCGACGAGGACATCCGTAACGCCTTCGATCCTTCCGCATTGCGCTTGGTGCTGCACGGCGCCGCTCCCATCGCTCCGTCGGTGAAGACGCGCATGATCGAGTGGTGGGGCAAGGTCATCGTCGAGTACTGGGGCGCTACTGAAGGCGGCGTGTGCTCGCTCGTCGATGCGGTGGATTGGCTCGCCCATCCGGGAACCGTGGGCCGGGCGACACCGAACTTCGAGGTCTTTGCCGTGGATGATGGCGGGAAGCGTCTGCCTCCTGGAGAGACCGGCATTCTGTATTGCCGCCACAAGCAGCTCGCCAAGGTTTTCGAGTACCACCGGGCCCCGGAGAAAACGGCGGAGTCCTATCTGGAGCCAGGGGCGTTCACAACCGGCGATATCGGCCGTGTCGACACCGACGGCTACGTCTATCTGACCGATCGGAAATCCAACCTGATCATCTCCGGCGGGGTGAACATCTACGCCGCCGAAATCGAACAGGTGCTGCAACAGCACCCGGCGGTGGCCGACGTGTGCGTCTTTGGAATTCCTGACGAGGAGTGGGGCGAAGCCGTCAAGGCCGCCGTCGAGCTGTTGGACGGGCACCGGCCGTCGCCGCAGCTCGAAGCCGACATCTTAGCGTTTGCAGGCAAACATCTGGCGAGTTACAAG of the Candidatus Binatia bacterium genome contains:
- a CDS encoding aldo/keto reductase, producing RSLERFPFDSVLLPCNFTMMRMPEYAADFATLLSLCRAHGVAVQTIKSVARRRWQDDTQPRFSWYEPLKEPDAIRRAVHFVLSQPGLFLNSSSDATLLRHILDTAAQIGAAPSAAELEADVTRFAMQPLFVRGLSESI
- a CDS encoding molybdopterin-dependent oxidoreductase, which gives rise to MAVESTRRGFLQGAGALILSLTRLGLRDAVAAMPDGASASNPSAALPEYRGWEDLYRQRWVWDKVAKGTHHVNCWYQRGCNWNVYVKDGVVFREEQAATYVQTNSDVPDFNPRGCQKGACYSQRIYDAARLHYPLKRAGARGEGKWTRVSWKQALREIADKTIDAMREDGPGSITWDPGGGNTHGCRGIGLYRTGYVLDTPIIDVNGEVGDHHPGAYATLGKISCASSADDLFYSDLILVWGGNPTYTQIPNAHFIIEARYRGARVVAIAPDYNASAIHADRWISVDVASDAAFGLALAHVMVEEGIYDAPFVKEQTDLPLLVRTDTHTFLRGRDLQKGGDEDTFYVFDRTTNAIREASKKALSLEGVDPALEGEFRVNGTAGEITVTPVFSLLRKHLAAYSPQAMANRTGVHPQMMQTLAREIARAKAATIITQSNFSKFYHGLEMERAQILVLALAGQIGKKGSGINVFPALDVAGIASANFSPGSVSPKKGAALIDAAMAHAFIRNREQGLTDEMTIYQLAREEYRKGGHVSGMLFLYFQGGLDQIYGASARWDPTMKRELKDYLAESLQKGWQIAPAKARPRIFFEAGGNFLRRTRGYDRLYTTFLPKLDLLVTIDWRMSNTALHSDYVLPAATWYEKDDITWATPIAPFAHVTTRAAAPVAESKTDWEFHCLLLKEIQKRAKERGLTAFVDRAGQERRLDQVYDEFTFGGRYREDNPEELLDELLSFTTNLGNIRWNDLKEKGFARFTGLGADYLNIGNATDIKPDETITANTWHTEKKQPWPTLTRRIQFYIDHPFYLELGEALPTHKDSPKIGGDYPLQLTSQHARWSIHASWRDDARLLRLQRGAPVITLSVMDAKARGLTDGDRARVRNDIGSFEVEVKVSGAVHPGQVIINHAWEPYQFKGGRSHDVVAPSPINPLQIAGGYFHLQPAPYMGSAGGVDRGTRIEVERLGSDSR
- a CDS encoding TIGR03617 family F420-dependent LLM class oxidoreductase — its product is MRVGIALIENYSFTLEPTSLGIGGIAAAARKLEELGFDGIISSETAGHDPFFPLLIAAEHTQRVRLSTGVAVAFPRSPMVVAQMAWDLQRFSGGRFQLGLGTQVKGHNERRYGTPWTAPPGPRMREYVLCLQAIFKTFQNSKQPSYFDGKHYKYTMSPPVFTAGPIEHPRIPIHLAAVNNYMSRLGGEVADGVFAHPVCTAKYMREVMLPQVEAGARKAGRQMPDIDIIGAPIIVTGRNAKELEKERQLLKRRVAFYASTRTYQPVFAVHGWDEIGLKLHALSLENRWEEMVQLIPDEMAEEFGTIGYLDEIGAKLKQRWGGILTTMNLPTDFPLRSSEDEQRMRRIIETLHRT
- a CDS encoding DUF1214 domain-containing protein — translated: MDDNRIAGGIGATGEKLKRFRRPPAAPEINAERLMSGQAWSDFCDALKTAGEHILNPDAPGSAFDRAEGFRYLLGLVTAGIRQAVVLADPDIPRFIRNPDITSKWGAENADNHYLWTKIRSDATYRITGKRNSAYDFLIEVKEGYMQLGDDRNFATLTASQLTTASDGSFEIILSAEEQPGNWIPLHPDARYVAIRQYFYDWEHEEPAEFRIVAIGNEGVAPLPLRPAGAADMLDNAGEWIEQTVRFWKQWVVQLRTQHRPGELAPARRYVGGADDIYYGNDLYQLAADEAMIIESELPQARYWSFQLCNLWFHTLDYANRQTSINGRQAHIDGDGRFRCVIAPRDPGVPNWLDTAGHLEGVIQYRWIWTETNPAPTVRVVKFAEVRRHLPSDTPVIGVEARRDIIRKRQEHVARREPVS
- a CDS encoding sulfotransferase gives rise to the protein MSIWQPGPRPEWVRALNTLGDPSWIRLDEGALLDEAVRNTGLSDFGGDSFRTPLRIFLDSLAQEAQLNFVGRVLARSDILNLLENRLRMTETRQRNPEIDAVQVTRPIFITGLPRTGTSILHELLAQDPANRVPLAWEVRSPCPPPESATYETDPRIEKADLEIRFWNHVVPEYPTMHELGAKIPVECIMLTMHEFLSDQLSGTHRVPSYAAWLAQTDMRPAYAYHRQMLQLLQWRAPRERWVLKAPSHMATLDALLAVYPDARIIQTHRDPLKVMGSVASILYATAWVRSDGLDPEQVLQWFGGESCSFLLENAMRVRNSGIVDAQQFFDVRYQDLMQDPFGTIRGIYEHFGVPYSAEAEARMRAYLAAKPKDKHGAHQYAFEDTGFDLETERRRFAAYQERYRVPSEVLPAR
- a CDS encoding type II toxin-antitoxin system prevent-host-death family antitoxin, with the protein product MERIGIRALQQHASAVLRQVRDGESLEVTDRGHRVAVLVPAMRTGPLSVLKASGRLRAAEGDLLDLGAPLRIKRGAPRASKRLARMRAHER
- a CDS encoding type II toxin-antitoxin system VapC family toxin; protein product: MAVYLDSSAIVKLVVQEPESAALRRYLRAHPQRISCSLSRTEVSRAVRHLGPAALHRARQVLRRVDLIQLDDALLDAAATLDPRILRSLDAIHLAAAQLVSPDLEAVITYDRRMADAAALLGFAVVAPA
- a CDS encoding AMP-binding protein; its protein translation is MIFHRAATNPNELALDDLTRQRTWAELADRSTRIAHLLRDTFGLQPDDHAALLMGNRVEGVELTLAALLAGIWLTPINRHLQPEEIAYIIEDSEARVLFTDARHESTARQSTAPTIVLAGEELDSALADVSDEPMPLNGPAGATMIYTSGTTGRPKGVKRARPSTLGAALSAAAAAGATLGLDGSGPHLITGPLYHAAPLLFAIYDQINGAPIIIMPKWDAAHTLRLIQERQIRHTHLVPTMFVRLLRLDEDIRNAFDPSALRLVLHGAAPIAPSVKTRMIEWWGKVIVEYWGATEGGVCSLVDAVDWLAHPGTVGRATPNFEVFAVDDGGKRLPPGETGILYCRHKQLAKVFEYHRAPEKTAESYLEPGAFTTGDIGRVDTDGYVYLTDRKSNLIISGGVNIYAAEIEQVLQQHPAVADVCVFGIPDEEWGEAVKAAVELLDGHRPSPQLEADILAFAGKHLASYKVPRSIDFEVQLPRHPTGKLYTRLLRERYWKDRERNI